The Alphaproteobacteria bacterium genomic interval CGCTTTGCAGTTCCATGGGCTGACGACCCAGACGCCGCATGAGGTCTGGATGCTGCAACCGTCCAAGGCTTGGGTGCCCAAGAACCCGCCCGTCGCGCTGCGCATCGTGCGCGCCAGCGGGCAAGCGCTTACGGCGGGCATAGAGCAGCACATCATCGACGGCGTATCCGTTCCCGTTACTGTTCCGGCCAAGACCGTCGCCGATTGTTTCAAGCATCGCAGCAAGGTCGGCCTTGATGTCGCCCTCGAAGCGCTACGCGACACGCTGCGCAAGAAGCGCACAACCGCCGACGACATTTGGCGCTACGCGCTGATCGACCGCGTTGGCAATGTCATGCGCCCCTATCTTGAAGGTGCCGCATGACGCCGCGCGCCGAACCTCCGAAGAACATGGGCGCATCCGTGCGCGCGCGGCTTACGGACAAGGCCCGCAGCCGCGGCGACGACGTACAACTCATCCTGCTGCGATTCGCCATCGAACGGCTGATCTACAGGCTTGCGCAAAGCCGCTATAGCGACCAGTTCATCTTGAAGGGCGCGATGCTGTTCTCGCTATGG includes:
- a CDS encoding transcriptional regulator; protein product: MTLQSHRDRAIALARRKGVARTRDFDAAGVPRVYLKRLQDEGVLIRPARGFYQLADAELSAAHSLAEAVQAAPKGVIALLSALQFHGLTTQTPHEVWMLQPSKAWVPKNPPVALRIVRASGQALTAGIEQHIIDGVSVPVTVPAKTVADCFKHRSKVGLDVALEALRDTLRKKRTTADDIWRYALIDRVGNVMRPYLEGAA